Genomic window (Pongo abelii isolate AG06213 chromosome 4, NHGRI_mPonAbe1-v2.0_pri, whole genome shotgun sequence):
TGTTGTAGAATGGAGGGTGAGCAAAGCTTCAGTGGGTGTCTAAAGAAAGTAGTGCTTCACCCTAACTTATAATATTTGCTCTTATTCTTGGCTTGAAGCTATTCTTCTTGTCCTCTTTCTGCCTAATAAAAACTCAGAGATAAGGCCACAGGGGGCCAGTGAGAGAAAGCATCATCACCATTCCCCACCTCATACTATGGATCCTGCACAATAGTCTTGTTGCATTTTCTAGATGATGACCATTTGTAAATTCCTCTAgaatttaatttattctttctgtCTAATAAAAACTCAGAGATAAGGCCACAGGGGCCCAGTGAGAGAAAGCATAATCACCATTCCCCACCTCATACTATGGATCCTGCACAATAGTCTTGTTGCATTTTCTAGATGATGACCATTTGTAAATTCCTCTAGAATTTAATTTATGTGTGCCAATTTACTTTTTCATATTCACAAAATTTAATTTGGAGTTAGCATTCCCTCTATTTCTAGAGCTCCAATTGgcatcaaaaggaaaataattgctCCTTCAACTTTATTGGTATGGCAAGGTTATCTTCCTTCCTCACTAAATTTTATGACTGTCCAACTATAGAATTAACTAATCAAGACATTATTTCTTTGATGGAATAATACAAAATGATTGGAACTTCAGAGTAATGCACTGTCCTGGAgcttgtttttgtagaaatgagaagTATATTCCCCAAATAGTTAAAGACGTTAATTTGTTACTGTATACAGATTAGACAAGtcttgaaaaatttaaattatattggtCTCAGAAGATTCATTCAAACTACTGGATTCCTAAAAAACAATAGGTGTGACTCTAGAAACATGGAGACAATCATGTACTTAAAAACATTTCacttgcttaggattgtctttcctatacaggctctttttcggttccatatgaaacttaaagtagttttttctaattctgtgaagatagtcagtggtagcttgatggggatagcatcaaatctataaattactttgggcagtatggccatttttatggtATCAATTTTTGGTATTCACgcatatggaatgtttttccagttgtttgtgtcatctctcatttccttgagcagtggtttgtagttctccttgaagaggtccttcacatcccttgtaagttgtattcctaggtattttattctctttgtagcaattgtgaatgggagttcactcattatttggctctctattattggagtataggaatgcttgtgattttcgcacattgattttgtatcctgagactttgctgaaagttgcttatcagcttaaggacattttgggctgagacgatagggttttctaagtatacaatcaagtcatctggaaagagagacaatttgactttctctcttcctatttgaacacgctatttctttctcttgcctgattgccctggccagagcttctaatactatgttgaacaggagtggtgagacagggcacccttgttttgtgccagttttcaaagggaatgcttccaccttttgcccattcagtatgatattggctgtgggtttgtcataaatagctcttattattttgagatacattccatcaatatctagtttattgagggtttttagcatgaaggggtgttgaattttatcgaaggtgTTTTCAgcaactattgagataatcatgtggtttttgtcattggttctgtttatgtgatggattacgtttattgatttgcatacgttgatccagccttgcatcccagggatgaaactgatttgattgtggtggataagatttttgatatgctgttggattcggtttgccactattttattgaggatttttgcattgatattcatcagagatattggcctgaaattttccttttttctgttgtgtgtctgccaggttttggtatcaggatgatgctggcctcacaaaatgagttatggaggaatccctctttttctattgtttggaatagtttcagaaggaatgataccagatcctctttgtacctctggtagaattcagctgtgaatcctctggtcctgtgctttttttgttggtaggctattaattactgcctcaatttcagaactcgttattggtctattcagggatttgacttcttcctggtttagtcttgggagggtgcatgtgttcaggaatttatccatttcttctagatttcccagtttatttgtatagaggtgtttatagcattttctggtggtagtttgtatttctgtgggatcagtggtgatatcccctttatcattttttattgtgtctatttgattcttctctcttttcttctttattagtctggctagcggtctattttattatttgaaaaaacagctcctggattcactgatttttttttagaagtaaaACTGTCCTTATTAATAGATTAAATGATTGTTTGaaggatttttcatgtctctatctctcaGTTCTGCtccgattttagttatttcttgtcttctgctagcttttgaatttgtttgctcttgcttttctagttcttttaattgtgatgttagggtggcttttttacatctttcctgctttctcttgtgggtatttagtgctataaattttcctctacacactgctttaaatgtgtcccagagattctggcacatTGTGTCTCTGTTCGCattggtttcaaaggacatctttatttctacctccattttgttatttacacagtagtcattcaggagcaggttgttcagtttccatacaGCTgcgcagttttgagtgagttcctcaatcctgagttctaatttgcttgcactgtggtctgagacacaggTTGTTataatttccgttcttttgcatttgctgagggtgttttacttccaattatgtggtcaattttagaataagtccAATGAGGCACTGAGAataatatatcttcttttgatttggggtggagagttctatagatgtctattaggtccgcttggtccggagctgagttcaagtcctgaatatccttgttaattttctgtctctttgatctgtctaatattgacagtggggtgttaaagtctcctactattattgtgacttcaaagtatactacaagtctaaagtaaccaaaacagcatgatactggtaccaaacagatatgtagaccaatggaacagaacagaggcctcagaaataacaccacacatctacaatcatctgatctttgacaaacctgacaaaaacaagtaatggggaaaggattccctatttaataaatggtgctgggaaaactggctagccatatgcagaaaactgaaactgggccccttcctgacaccttatacaaaaatccactgaagatggattaaagacttaaatgtaagacctaaaaccatacacaccctagaagaaaacttaggtgataccattcaggacataggcataggtaaagacttcatgactaaaacccAAAAACAGTGgcaaaaaaaagccaaaagtgacaaatgaaatctgattaaactaaagagattctgcacagcaaaaaaaaaaaaaaaaagaaagaaagaaaaaaaatcatcagagtgaacaggtaacctacaggagaaaatttttgcaatctatccatctgacaaagagctaatatccagaatctacaaataacttaaacaaatttacaagaaaaaaaaaaacaaccccatcaaaaaatgggcaaaggatatgaacagacacttctcaaaagaagacatttatatggccaacaaacatatgaaaaaaagctcatcatcactggtcattagagaaatgcaaatcaaaaccacaatgagataccatctcacaccagttagcatggtgatcattaaaaagtcaggaaacaacagatgctggagaggatgtggagaaataggaatgcttttacactgttggtgggagtgtaaattagttgaaTCGTTGTGGaagagtgtggcgattcctcaaggatctagaaccagaaatatcatttgacccagcaatgccataactgggtatatacccaaaggattataaatcattctactataaagacacatccacacatatgctgattgcagcactgttcacaacagcaaagacttgcagacaacccaaatgcccatcaatgatagattggataaagaaaatgtggcacatatacaccatggaatactattcagccataaaaaggatgagttcttgtcctttgcagggacatggatgaagctggaaactgccattatcagcaaactaacagaagaacagaaaaccaaacaccacatgttctcactcataagtgggagttgaacaatgagaacacatggacacagggaggggaacatcacacattggggactgttgtgggggttgtggggcttggggagggatagcattaggagaaatacctaatgtagatgacaggttgatgggtgcagcaaaccaccatggcacatgtatacctatgtaactaacctccactttctgcacatgtatcctagaacttaaagtgtaatttttaaaaaaattcaaagttcaAAAATGCAAATTCATGGCCAGTTACTCTCATGTCACCCCACTATTGATGTTCCATCACGGACAGGAAAtgattttactattattatttttattatttttcttttgagatggagtctcgctctgtcacccaggctggagtgcagtggcggtatctcggctcactgcaacctccacctcccgagttcaagcgattctcctgcctcagcctcctgagtagttgggactacaggcatgtgccaccacacccagctaatttttgtacttttagtagagacggggttttgccatgctggccaggctggtctcaatctcctgacctcaggtgatccacctgcctcagcttcccaaagtgctgggattacaagcatcagccaccacgcATGGCCAGGACAGGAAATTCTAACTCTTGTTAATTTttcctaggtaattttttttggCAGTTCTAgcagaaaaaaaactaaagtaaGGAATTTCTTTAGACTAGCAATCTCAAACATTTTGTTCTTAAGGGATATCAAGCATATATTgaatgataaatttaaaatgagataaaattaaacatttattatttcatttaaaatgacaAACCTAATACAGGTTAACATGATTAAATAAGATAGTtggtgaaaataattatattttcaaccACCCCCAAGAATTTTGAAGACTGACAGAAAAACAATCTGCTCTCCCGGTGCCAATATTCTGTTGAAAGTCATAAGTCCTTACTTTTGATAACTATTGAAATATTTGTGTCATTATTAGTTCACTACAGACTTAAAGAAAAATCTACTGCTGTATGCAGCACCTTAAGATGAATTATAAATTATTCCCGCCTCATTCACTGAAGATACAAAATCTTAGATAGAATAACCAACTTGCTAAGCCTAAGCCATATCACCTTGACACGGGGTTGAGAGATATGGTATCTAACTTCTCCTACATCCTAGTAAGGTAtcctaaaatttaaataagagtaatcattatggaaaaggaaagacctcaATCTCTCCTCTTATGTTTAACTTGTCATGATATGTGGTtataaagaaatgtatatatgtgtttctatatgtgcatacacaaacacatatatatatagtgtttctgtatgtaaacacatacatacatatatatttatgtgtataaatatgCAATGTATTCATATGTTGATATCTAAGAATGCAGCACAATGAATCCTGTAAACATCCTGAAATCCAATTGTCTGTCATTTAAAGTGTTTTTAGGCTTAATAGTCagaaatggtatttttttaatttaaaaaatgttttagctTCCCCATCCTTTTAGTTTcagttgacatgtaataattgtatatattgatgggatacagagtgatattttaatacatgtacataatatataatgatcaaatcagggtaatcagCATATGATACCTATCACCTGAAACATTTTACCTTTCTTTGTGCTGTGAACATTcaaaaatcttctcttctagctttttggaaatatacaaaaatgataaTGAACCATATTCACCCTGTGATGCTTCAGAACACCCAAActcattcctcctatctagctgtaattttgtatcctttatgCAAGCtctgctcctcctcccccttATGCTTCCCAGCCTCGAATACCCACAACTCTACTCTCTACTGGAACTGGAtatattaaggaaaataaaataaagtatattagtAAGATTAATTTCACATGTCCTTGCTTTGTAAAATGCGgctactaaaaaattttaaattacatatgtggatAATACTATGTCTCTACTGAACAGCACAGATCTATGGGACAGGAAAGGAAACCAAGTAATGAACAGGGATTGACAATTAAAGCAACAGAAAGAAGGTGGCACATGCATTTTATTTCAAGTTTTCAGAGATAGGAAATATTGAATTGGAGATTATTCATACTTTAGGAAAGTAGTGAACGgagccaattaaaaataaaaatcttttttttagcATAAATTCAGGTTAGTGATTAGGAACTCGAGATTTTGCAGCCCATTACCTAATCATAGACTATTACTACTTACGAAAAAATTCTCATGTGTAACTAGtccctttttctttgtaaaagctTGATCGAGTATTTTGCTTATGTCTCAGACTGTCATGGGGCCAAGAGGGGCTGGAAgaaatgaatgtttttatttcaattgatTGCTTTTTGACCCTTTCCTAAGTGACAGGAGGAGTTTCATTCTTTCCTCCTCAACTGATCTTCTCACTGATTGTTTAAACAAGTGGACCATCTCTTGGTTAGGTAAAtctatagaaaataaatgaagagtaTGTTCTGACCTTAAAcaaatgaagtatttttttaaaaaactttattataGAGATCCaaatttatctgaagataattaCCTACCCTAATAGTAATCAATACCTGGTCAATCAGACCCTATTCACATCTACATCCATTTAGCACCCCCCTCCATCCCATATATTTAAATCCCAGATATCATACCAGTTTATCTATAAACATTTCAGTATGTATTTCAGAAAATAAGGACTCTTTGTATAAAAAAACAAGGCTACAATAGCATTATCATACCTAAAAAGTAACTCTTGATTAATAAAACTTTGGTAGCATCAAATATCTGATCgatgtaaaaaaaattactggaacATTTTCATGGTGATTAAATGTAGATTAATACTAGGCTCTGAAACTTACATAGTTTTATGATATGCCATAAATAATTACCTTTTCATATGTCAATATATGGATTTTGATCATATATTGATCAAATCAATTTATGCTgatttctgagaaaataaaaatagaatcaaatTGTTATCTTATTATGTCTCTCTGATTATAATACTCCTTGgcaatatcaaaaatattttgtaacacAATTTATCCCTTAGGAACAAACTGAATTACCATTATGATTATTAACCACTAGATGCCACAGTTGCTTCACACAAATGAAATTAACTCAGCCTTGATCTGTCAAGAAAAAATGATAACATTCAAAATAGCTTAGTAAAATCCTGATTCAAAGTGTCAGTACAAGCCTAATCTTGATTATACCTTGTAAGAGAAGCATAAACTGAACATTCATGTATGTATTGACCTTTTACTTTCATAAATGATCAAAGAATGATTCCACCCTTTAAAGTCACTTGTGCCTTTTCTGTGATTTTAAAGTTATTAGTAACCTTTTCCAATTAGTTTTAATATCTAATGTAGTCCCATTAGAGCAGTTTGCTCAAAGACTCTGCTAAGTATAGCAGACTTTGTCTTGGGGTGGTTGACATTAAAGTCTTTCCAAAGCCACAGGAACACaatctctacaagaagaaatCTGTCTTCACTGTGAATCCAGATGATACTTTATGTTCCAGTAGCCACAGCTCAGAGAAAGTGGCAAATAATTCATATGTTACTGTAGTCTAATATGGACATATTTGAAATTGTTAAAGGGTTTAGGAAAGACAGAAAAtcagttttgtaattttctttgtaaactattataattttagaaggattttattattgcttttttctcAAAATCCACTACAGAGGTGCTTCACAGAGATTTTATGAGATGGTTGACAAGTATACTTATTGGCACATTCTTGCTTAGATAAGAACAGCAACTATATGAGACATTTTTCCCAGAGTGATTATTATAGAATTACCTGTATTTGTGTATCCTTTCCTCTAACATAGTATatagatttttattatattttggtatgcaattatgtttatttttcttcaatgttAGTTCCATGAAAATTTCCTCCTCAACAACCCTTATATccagttgaaatttttttcttaaattattcctATAACTTATTACttaatgttttgaaaataaaaaagtgagtTCTTGATAGAGATTTCCCAGAAAATTACCTCCTCTAAAAGTCATGTATCTTCAGAACTAAAGTGAGTATGAGAAAATTACTTCACTGACTTTGGGAAACTCCCACAAATAACCATAGGAATCtcaatacatataaaattaaatttatataaaaatattttcccagagCTTCTACTTATTACAAATAAGGAAAGGGGCAGACGCTgtgcaggaagaaaaaaaaagaggcttgtTTTTTCCCTTCTATTCTAAAGTGATGGGGTCACTtcaataaagatttaaatgttttctctaaTTCTACCCTAGAATGATCTttgtaaacaataaataaaaaccagATCACTACTCCACACAACAGCTTCATTGTCACTCGgaataaaagccaaagtcttTATGAACGTCTGCAAGGATCTATATATGCACTGTCCAATGTGGTAGTCCCTAGCCACTTGTGTCTATTGAACATTAGAAATGTGGCCAGTTTGAATTCAGATGTGCTGTAAGTGATGAGCACACAATGGTTTTGAAAAATTAGTACtaataaaaagaatgtaaaaatctcccgatattttagatatattaagATGAATAAAAAGTATGAAAATCAATTTCACCTGTTTTTAAATGAggcttctagaaaaaaattaaattatatgtctTGCATTTGTGGCTCACATTATAATTCTATTCAGCACTGACCTAAATTATCAACAAGTCATCCGCTTCCTCCTTTTTCCAATCTACTTTGGCCTCTGCTGCTTCTCAATATGCCATGTCTGTGTCAAAGACTTGTGTTAGCTACTCCTTCTTGAAAAGTATTATTTCAGATATCTTCAGGATTAGTTTCctcacttttttctgttttctgctaaAATTATCAGAAAGAACTTTCCTGACGTATCAGTTTTAAGGGCCTCACCCAACACATAATACACTCACTatccttctctattttttaaataaacacttaCACCAACATATTACAggtatttatttcttcatatgtaaaaatacttcatatacacacatgcatgtgtgtgtgtgtgtgtgtgtgtgtgtgtaatctccTCTTAGAATACAAGTCCCATGAAGTCAGGACTttgttttgtctactttttttctCAGTGATAGTGTCTGCCTCACAGTACATACTAAATAAGtatctgttaaataaatgaaaagatgaaatgtaataaaaatgagaTGATAGATACCATGAGAGAGACGTTTTAGCATAAGGGAAGGGATTAGAAAATGAGAACATTTCCCAAGTGTTTACAATGAACTAAACATCATGCTAAGCACTTCATATAGTATATTAATAAAGCCTCACAGAAAtgaatttacagatgagaaatcaaAAACTTAGAATTTTcacaacttgcccaagatcacttgCCTCATATGTAATATCACTtcaatgatttcattttatctgaATCTTTTCTAGTGACTTCCCTCATTCCCAGACTAAATTAGATGCTCTTATAAATATTCTCAGAGTACTCTGTATTTCTATTCATATCATTTATCACCATTGTAATTCATTTCATAGTGTGATGTTTAATGTGTCTTCTTCAATGCACTATAAGCTTCATGATGGGAAGCACTGAATAGTTTGTTGACATCTCCATGTCCAGAGCCTTCCACCTTGTCTAATGTTTAATCTCTAATATACacttgttgaataagtgaatgaaatcAACTTTCTCTCCAAATATTCCAAGCAGTTGATGAATGGGTTATTTATGCCCAATGAGAATTAATGATTTTGTAGATCAACAATATGAATGGCATCCATTACCATAAAGCCCAGTTGAATACTGCAGGGGAGAGGGTGCTGGTGTGTAGGTGGACTTATTTGTCCTTTACTGTTGACTATATGCAACAGGAAATCCTCTGGAAATGTGCTGTCCTACATGGTAACCCCTGGCCACATGgggctatttaaataaaaagtaattaaaattaaataaaatgaaaattcatttCTTCAATCACACTAGCCACCTTTCAATGCTCCATAATTTTATGTGGCTACTAACTGTCTTATcagcacaaataaaaaaatttccattATAGCGAAAGTTCTATTGAATAGTACtattctagaaattttaaaatgcctttgacgatttaaaaatcagaagggGCCTGTTTGACTAGCTTTGTATTCTAACTAAAATTTAACTTTGAGAGAGTCCATTAATCTGTATTCCCAAGTGTCTCTGGGCAAAACCTAGACATGGAAAAGGAGCTTCATTGTCCAGCAGATGAAACATTTAGTCAGACGTGCTCATGCACAGCCAGTGACCGGTGTGGAAAGAACCATTCCTCCAAAGGCTCCAGGCAGGCCTAGTGTTCCAGGGACGCTGCCAGCACCTCGCTGGATCGAGCCATTATGTCTAATGCCATTCAATACCATCCCTTTGCGTTTGATGTCTAAAACAGAAGACTGAAATTTGAAGAGAAGGAAGGACTTGGGATGCCAAATGCACCCCAGACTATAGCCTTATGCACAACCTTTAGAGAGAAATTTGTTAATGCTCCCTTCTTCAAAATATCATATACCTTCAGGTAATTTCTTCCTAACGTAACTAAGGCACAATGCTTTTGGCCAATACAGCTTAACTTTTTTTGAGATTCTGTTGCTGGACAATTTTCCTCTCTCATTGGAGAGGTAAAATTTTCCTGTCTTTGCCTTAGAAAATAAAACGGTTCATAGGcaagaataaaaatcatatcctccattttattttttgattaagtTCACTTATTTTGTGGGGGTAAGAATTTCTTTCGTTTGGATCTTCAGGGTATTGGCCCTGTGAATGTGTGCCCATTTCTCCACTATTTGCCAGTCCCACTGAGCCAATCTTTTACCAAGACTGAAAATATACCATAGTGCTCATTTCTAGAACAGATATCATCAGGAGAGCCGAGGGGCAGACCATTAGGCAGCCCCACATTTTCCAACTCAACAGGTGGAGGACATGGGATTTTTACGTTCTTTGGGGATTGAACCCCCACTCACCAGCATCTCCCTTAGCCTTTCAGGATAAGTATTTCCAATCCCTCAGAGATTTTCGTACGAGAGACCCCAAACGACAGTGGTGCTTCTGTGAAGGACTGAGGAAAGCTGGTGGAGGATGCAGGTAGGAGGGAAGTTAGGCTGGGAGGAGAGGTGCTGGGATGGGACTTTTGGTTTCCTGACAAATGACCGACTAGAGAGAGAAGGCGCGGAGTGGCAGCGGTAAGAACAACGTGGAAAGGACGGAAAACGCGAAGAGTGGCGCCCTGGCGGACCTGGGGCGGGGCAGAGTGGTAAGGGTCACGCCAGGACGTACCCGGCAGTGGGCCGGGGGAGGAGAGCCCGAAGGCACAGCGACGAACTTGCTGGGGGCTCCCGGACCCGAGCTCCGCCGATGAGGTCAGCGGAGCCTAGGCGCCGGGAGGAGGCCCATAGAGCCCCCAGACACGAGTGTCGGGAGGCCAGCGGAGGGGCGGGACAGGACGGGAAATGGGACGAAGAGCaagagctgggggaggagggaagagggggcgtCAGCGCTGCAAGCCGGAGGCGGCCCGACAGGGATCGTTTCCTTCCGGAGAGGAGGCCGGCTCTGGACTGAGGCGCGGACGGGGGGCGTCCAAGGGTGGGTGACGGGGAAATACCGCGGCCCGCGCTTCTCTCCGGCTGGCAGCGGTGCCGCCTGCGGCTCCTCCTCCGGGCCAGCTCGGAGCCCGGCGGCGGGGGGAGCGGGAGGCGGGAGCGAGGGCGGGGGCtcgggaaggagggaggagggagggcccAGGCGCGCCAGTGACAGGGTGGCAGCCTAGGAGCGGACGCGTTGCCGCCGccgctgctcctcctcctcctcctgcagctcCTCTCGCTGCCGCTGctgccgccaccgccgccgccgggAGAAGTTTCACTCCCGACCCTCGCTCGGAGCCCCAGCCCAGAGCTGAGGGGGAGCCCGGCAGGCAGCTGCAGCCCGCGGCAGTCGAGGCGTCGGCGGCGCTCAGACCTCCAGCCGGTGTCGGCGCCTAGGCTGCTGGCTGCGGCCGCGGCTAGGGGCGCAAAGGCGGAGGAGGGGCGGGTGTGAGCCGGAGGAACCGGTGTGAGCCGGAGGAACCGCGTGCCGCGCCGCGCCGCGACAGCCCAGCGAGCGTCCGCGCCCGGGACAGCCGCGATGGCTGTGCGCTCCCGCCGCCCGTGGATGAGCGTGGCATTAGGGCTGGTGCTGGGCTTCACCGCCGCGTCCTGGCTCATCGCCCCCAGGGTGGCGGAGCTGAGCGAGAGGAAGAGACGCGGCTCCAGCCTCTGCTCCTACTACGGTCGCTCTGCTGCTGGCCCCCGCGCCGGCGCTCAGCAGCCgctcccccagccccagtcccgACCACGGCAGGAGCAGTCGCCGCCCCCCGCGCGCCAGGATCTCCAGGGGCCACCGCTGCCCGAGGCAGCGCCCGGGATCACCAGTTTTCGAAGCAGCCCCTGGCAGCAGCCACCTCCGCTGCAGCAGCGGCGGCGAGGACGCGAGCCTGAGGGCGCGACGGGGCTTCCCGGTGCTCCAGCGGCCGAGGGGGAACCCGAAGAGGAGGACGGGGGCGCGGCTGGGCAGCGGAGAGACGGCCGGCCGGGGAGTAGCCACAACGGCAGCGGGGACGGGGGCGCTGCCGCCCCGAGCGCCCGACCCCGGGACTTCCTGTACGTGGGGGTGATGACCGCGCAGAAGTACCTGGGCAGCCGCGCGCTGGCCGTGCAGCGGACCTGGGCGCGTTTCATCCCGGGTCGCGTGGAGTTCTTTTCCAGCCAGCAGCCCCCCAACGCCGGCCAGCCCCCGCCACCCCTGCCTGTCATCGCGCTGCCGGGTGTGGACGACTCCTATCCTCCCCAGAAAAAGTCCTTCATGATGATCAAGTACATGCACGACCACTACCTGGACAAGTATGAGTGGTTCATGCGCGCCGACGACGATGTCTACATCAAAGGTGACCTCCCTGCGCCGGCTTTCCAGCCTGCCAGTCTCCCCGACTCCTTTCTCTGTAACCGGTCCTagcccctgcccagcccctccGCTGCTTCTCTGCCAGCACGTGCTTCGGGCTCCCACAGGCCCTGGCCCGTCCTCCCCACCCCTTGCATCCGCCCACAATTCATAGCCCGTTCCTCGTCTTCTGCAATCTGGACCCTCCTCACACCTGCCTGGCTTTATTCGCCTTCCTCACTTGCTGTTTTCGGTGCCGCCTCGCGCTTGTCCCTTAGTCTTTACCGTGTGGGAGAGGTTAGAAAAGGGACCTTAGAGCTAAACCAAAGGCCATTCCC
Coding sequences:
- the CHSY3 gene encoding chondroitin sulfate synthase 3 isoform X1, with product MAVRSRRPWMSVALGLVLGFTAASWLIAPRVAELSERKRRGSSLCSYYGRSAAGPRAGAQQPLPQPQSRPRQEQSPPPARQDLQGPPLPEAAPGITSFRSSPWQQPPPLQQRRRGREPEGATGLPGAPAAEGEPEEEDGGAAGQRRDGRPGSSHNGSGDGGAAAPSARPRDFLYVGVMTAQKYLGSRALAVQRTWARFIPGRVEFFSSQQPPNAGQPPPPLPVIALPGVDDSYPPQKKSFMMIKYMHDHYLDKYEWFMRADDDVYIKGDKLEEFLRSLNSSKPLYLGQTGLGNIEELGKLGLEPGENFCMGGPGMIFSREVLRRMVPHIGECLREMYTTHEDVEVGRCVRRFGGTQCVWSYEMSFHELSVHTAIDGHSHSSCSAWCSPIDRDATTVP